In Nitratiruptor sp. YY09-18, a single window of DNA contains:
- a CDS encoding FtsK/SpoIIIE domain-containing protein: MFYTLKQLFWSLLLASSIVIGIFVFIDGSEFYKNVNMYMMIFLLDIAIFIRFVRNWKYISMPYAQNLYGRFLHNTFLGLRDRRTVFLDLFLFKKSVKTSSNLLEVVYKKIGMQRFALYYYNFIAINKEQYEKNAEKIIHYLGYHQFTISVEPIFRKMVRLVFYRLPHFYRYFDVINFIQNPYGIFLGLGKDGLIYRDFAKLDHHLIVGETGAGKSNFMHVLLFSILNRKCFKSVDRIYLIDLKGGIELKRYENINKMKFVYDIKKLDELLNDIVDQMNIILKSLREKNIRKAQKYTFIFFDEIGAISSYPDKKLRESIFRKLALIAMQGRAAGILIFAFAQKIDNTILPSIIVNNLQSRVLFKTSSDHNINLIDLKENLREKFTMEIQDFQKGRCIYKDGDTSEKIMVQTPYIDDVTLNTLINLYEKNYPKLCALEST, translated from the coding sequence ATGTTTTATACACTTAAACAACTTTTTTGGAGCTTGCTTTTAGCAAGCTCCATTGTTATAGGAATTTTCGTTTTTATAGATGGAAGCGAATTTTACAAAAATGTAAATATGTATATGATGATATTCTTGTTAGATATAGCAATTTTTATAAGATTTGTGCGAAACTGGAAGTATATATCAATGCCATATGCTCAAAATTTATATGGAAGATTTTTGCATAATACATTTTTAGGATTGAGAGATAGAAGAACTGTTTTTTTGGATCTTTTTCTATTTAAAAAAAGCGTGAAAACTAGTTCAAATTTACTAGAGGTAGTCTATAAAAAAATAGGTATGCAAAGATTTGCTCTCTACTACTACAATTTTATAGCTATTAATAAAGAGCAATATGAGAAAAATGCTGAAAAAATAATTCATTATCTTGGTTATCATCAATTTACTATTAGTGTAGAGCCAATATTTAGAAAAATGGTAAGATTGGTTTTTTATAGGCTTCCTCACTTCTATAGATATTTTGATGTAATAAATTTTATACAAAATCCATATGGAATTTTTTTAGGTCTAGGAAAAGATGGTTTAATATACCGAGATTTTGCTAAATTGGATCACCATTTAATAGTTGGGGAAACCGGAGCAGGGAAGAGTAATTTTATGCATGTATTGCTATTTTCTATCTTAAACAGAAAATGCTTTAAAAGTGTTGACAGGATCTATCTTATCGACTTAAAAGGGGGAATAGAATTAAAACGTTACGAAAATATTAATAAAATGAAATTTGTTTACGATATAAAAAAATTAGATGAACTCTTAAATGATATTGTAGATCAGATGAATATAATATTAAAAAGTTTAAGAGAAAAAAACATACGTAAGGCTCAAAAATATACATTTATCTTTTTTGACGAGATTGGAGCTATAAGCTCTTATCCAGATAAAAAGTTACGTGAATCAATATTTCGCAAACTGGCATTAATTGCCATGCAGGGACGGGCTGCCGGGATTTTAATCTTTGCATTTGCACAAAAAATTGATAATACTATTTTACCTTCTATCATAGTAAACAATTTACAATCTCGAGTTCTCTTTAAAACATCAAGTGATCATAATATCAATCTTATAGATTTAAAAGAGAATCTTAGAGAGAAATTTACAATGGAAATACAAGATTTTCAAAAGGGGCGATGTATTTATAAAGATGGAGATACATCAGAAAAAATAATGGTTCAAACACCATATATTGATGATGTAACTTTAAATACTTTAATAAATTTATACGAAAAAAATTATCCAAAGTTGTGCGCGCTAGAATCTACGTAG
- a CDS encoding site-specific DNA-methyltransferase, which yields MQKLHLSTKDLVQENIQKLAQIFPNVIKEGKVNFELLNQEISDYLIDGCKERYGLNWVGKKESIVKANTSINKTLRPVIEKSVDFEKTKNIYIEGDNFEALKIIQESYLNKIKMIYIDPPYNTGKDFIYKDNFKQSKDEYEEEIEAVDEEGIKLFKNTDSNGRFHSDWLSMMYERLLIARDLLREDGVIFISIDDNEVHNLRHLCDEVFGEGNFIGEIIPIVNPGGRDYKQIAIMHEYVLVYRKSEKASLNEISKNIDFKYEDLKGKYNLRELRNRNPKFTKLNRPNLFYPIYINPNIIDNYGCSPISLNKSDDYYIEIYPLNSKKESSKCMEMGKRKSGKKYKS from the coding sequence ATGCAAAAACTCCATCTATCTACGAAAGATTTAGTACAGGAAAATATACAAAAATTAGCGCAGATTTTTCCAAATGTTATTAAAGAAGGCAAAGTAAATTTTGAGCTATTAAATCAGGAGATAAGTGATTATCTCATTGATGGATGCAAAGAGCGATATGGGCTCAACTGGGTTGGTAAAAAAGAATCGATTGTAAAAGCCAACACGTCTATAAATAAAACTTTGCGCCCAGTTATAGAAAAATCGGTTGATTTTGAGAAAACAAAAAATATTTATATTGAAGGGGATAATTTTGAAGCATTAAAAATTATACAAGAAAGCTATTTAAATAAAATCAAAATGATCTATATCGATCCTCCCTATAACACCGGAAAAGATTTTATCTACAAAGATAATTTTAAACAAAGCAAAGATGAATATGAAGAAGAAATAGAAGCGGTAGATGAAGAAGGAATAAAACTTTTTAAAAATACAGACAGCAATGGACGATTTCATAGCGATTGGCTGAGTATGATGTATGAAAGATTACTTATAGCAAGAGATCTATTAAGAGAGGATGGAGTTATTTTTATCTCAATAGATGATAATGAGGTACATAATCTTAGGCACTTGTGTGATGAGGTGTTTGGGGAGGGGAATTTTATAGGAGAAATTATTCCTATTGTTAATCCTGGAGGTAGAGATTATAAACAAATTGCCATTATGCATGAATATGTTTTAGTTTATAGAAAAAGTGAAAAAGCCTCTTTAAATGAAATCTCGAAAAATATTGATTTTAAATATGAAGATTTGAAAGGAAAATATAATTTAAGAGAATTAAGAAATAGGAATCCTAAATTTACTAAATTAAATCGTCCTAATTTATTTTATCCTATTTATATCAATCCAAATATAATAGACAATTATGGATGTAGTCCAATATCACTTAATAAATCTGATGATTATTATATAGAAATTTATCCTTTAAATTCTAAAAAAGAATCAAGTAAGTGTATGGAGATGGGGAAAAGAAAAAGTGGAAAAAAATATAAATCATAA
- a CDS encoding replication endonuclease has translation MGFLDFDLVPMTKKFAKTQSAKEILKMYEECYDESYEKEDNQHKFRKGKSIQNMDTGEVFDFIYDFEKEQKKYYQSIQQKIFALEQLAQDYGLVPIFITFTLPSRFHPVISRKYKGIRKLAKPNENFAFQSIEDAIREGYAFLQKEIFRNFYKRIKNYDSNILYIKAIEPHKTLIPHMHLLLFVTPINIENIEKVFRKIIQEFNLHQTKLDSHEFVKDIKKATKYIMKYLQKNQQGNISYENNLFFRVLDGWERKFRIRLITSTNLPLSIGAYRRIYQFLDEEVIETIRKICIDRNISIFYEFYTNLYIRKVVKVRDSPPKIREYFAKDAKYRLYIEQIKLKDEERKKRDTD, from the coding sequence ATGGGGTTCCTGGATTTTGATTTGGTACCTATGACAAAGAAATTTGCGAAAACGCAATCAGCAAAGGAGATATTAAAAATGTATGAAGAGTGTTATGACGAGAGCTATGAAAAAGAAGATAATCAGCACAAATTTCGTAAGGGAAAAAGTATTCAGAATATGGATACAGGAGAAGTCTTTGATTTTATATATGATTTTGAAAAAGAACAAAAAAAGTATTATCAAAGCATACAGCAAAAAATATTTGCATTGGAACAATTAGCACAAGATTATGGACTTGTGCCAATTTTTATAACATTTACTCTGCCATCTCGTTTTCATCCAGTTATAAGTAGAAAGTATAAAGGTATACGAAAATTAGCAAAACCGAATGAGAACTTTGCATTTCAATCTATTGAGGATGCAATAAGAGAGGGGTATGCCTTTTTGCAAAAAGAAATATTTAGAAATTTTTATAAAAGAATTAAAAATTATGATAGCAATATACTGTATATAAAAGCTATTGAACCACATAAAACATTGATTCCTCATATGCATTTACTTCTTTTTGTCACACCTATAAATATAGAAAATATTGAAAAAGTATTTAGAAAAATAATTCAAGAATTTAATTTACATCAGACTAAACTTGATTCTCATGAATTTGTGAAGGATATAAAGAAAGCCACAAAATATATTATGAAATATTTGCAAAAAAATCAACAAGGAAATATTAGTTATGAAAATAATCTTTTTTTTCGGGTACTTGATGGCTGGGAAAGAAAATTTAGGATACGTTTAATAACATCAACTAATTTACCACTTAGTATCGGTGCATATAGAAGGATTTACCAATTTTTAGATGAGGAAGTGATTGAGACTATCCGAAAAATTTGCATTGATAGAAACATAAGTATTTTTTATGAGTTTTATACGAATTTATATATAAGAAAAGTAGTAAAGGTAAGAGATTCTCCTCCTAAAATAAGAGAATATTTTGCAAAAGATGCAAAATATCGGCTGTACATTGAACAAATAAAGTTAAAAGATGAAGAGAGAAAAAAACGAGATACAGATTAA
- a CDS encoding cyclic GMP-AMP synthase DncV-like nucleotidyltransferase gives MDFDKQFKEYHNKIKLSSAKKKELIGDSREKGSRDALRDRIKKDFEEKGRRQPKFFMQGSFSMNTTINPLSAEYDLDDGVYLQNIDTSKSIEEWETPETVHKWIVEAVDGHTSKKPTDKNLCVRVHYADEKKHIDLPIYTQKENIYYLAVKGKGWIESDPKEIKDWFLKEVSKKGEQFRRIVRYMKGWKDFREDENNQIKLYGGFQLTVMTSYNYVSSDSDEESFYNTIKGIKSNLWRYEHKIPHPINDNKNIIEHYSETRRKKFAEEFEKMFENAKNAYEEIDCVEKSKKWQKIFGDRFPILKKEECEENNKEEEAARITGTTDITYTSERQA, from the coding sequence ATGGATTTTGATAAACAATTTAAAGAATATCATAACAAAATAAAATTATCATCAGCAAAAAAGAAAGAATTAATTGGAGATAGTAGAGAAAAAGGTAGTAGAGATGCATTAAGAGATAGGATAAAAAAAGATTTCGAAGAGAAAGGACGAAGACAACCAAAATTTTTTATGCAAGGTTCATTTTCCATGAATACAACTATTAATCCTTTGAGTGCAGAATACGATTTAGATGATGGAGTTTATTTACAAAATATTGACACATCAAAATCAATTGAAGAGTGGGAAACACCTGAAACAGTTCATAAATGGATAGTTGAGGCGGTAGACGGGCATACAAGCAAAAAACCTACTGATAAAAATTTATGCGTAAGAGTTCATTATGCAGATGAGAAAAAACATATTGATTTACCAATATATACACAAAAAGAAAATATTTATTATTTAGCTGTGAAAGGTAAAGGTTGGATTGAAAGTGATCCTAAAGAGATTAAGGATTGGTTTTTAAAAGAAGTTAGTAAAAAAGGGGAACAATTTAGAAGAATAGTAAGGTATATGAAAGGATGGAAAGATTTTAGAGAAGATGAAAATAATCAAATAAAACTTTATGGAGGTTTTCAATTAACTGTAATGACTTCTTACAATTATGTTTCATCTGATAGTGATGAAGAATCTTTTTATAATACTATTAAAGGTATAAAATCAAATTTATGGAGATATGAACATAAAATACCTCATCCCATAAATGATAACAAAAATATTATTGAACATTATAGTGAAACAAGAAGAAAAAAATTTGCAGAAGAATTTGAAAAAATGTTTGAAAATGCTAAAAACGCTTATGAAGAGATAGATTGTGTAGAAAAATCTAAAAAATGGCAAAAAATATTTGGAGATAGATTTCCCATATTGAAAAAGGAAGAATGTGAAGAAAACAATAAAGAAGAGGAAGCAGCAAGAATCACAGGCACAACTGATATTACATACACATCAGAAAGACAAGCTTAA
- a CDS encoding RNA-binding domain-containing protein has translation MLIEEILKGENKRLEFKEKLPSNEAIAKTVVAFSNTAGGKLIIGVSDDKKIVGIDEDKVFEYEEKIASIISDLCYPLILPEIYTQNINGKVVLVIEVFRGSMLPYYLKNRGKLKGTFVRVGSTNRLADENIIAELTRQRQNRSFDEEENLEYSLDSLDLKVIYDEFKKIGKSCNYEKLKNLKLIKTLGSQDLPTNSLLITLGKFDNSSIKCARFKGTTKEIFIDKKEFTDNLFLNLENTIKFLQNHLNLHAKVEGLQLKEELEIPLIALREALLNAIIHRDYTRNSDIKVAIYDDIVEIVSPGTFPNGLSLEDVISGRSELRNKSLANLFKELKYIESWGSGIEKITKVCKEKGVKFEIKEEPSFVNVVFYRKTSKKPANNQRKTSEKPANLTNQEEIIYNYLIDNKKIDVQKTQDLLKIKSARAREILSNMVKKEILEKIGKTKGSYYILKNR, from the coding sequence ATGTTAATCGAAGAAATATTAAAAGGCGAAAATAAACGTCTTGAGTTTAAAGAGAAACTGCCTTCAAATGAAGCAATAGCAAAAACCGTAGTAGCTTTTAGCAATACTGCCGGTGGGAAGCTAATAATTGGTGTTAGTGATGATAAAAAGATAGTAGGAATTGATGAAGATAAAGTATTTGAGTATGAAGAAAAAATAGCTTCAATCATTAGCGATTTATGCTATCCACTTATTTTACCAGAAATTTATACCCAAAATATCAATGGAAAAGTTGTTTTAGTTATAGAGGTTTTTCGTGGCTCAATGCTGCCATACTATCTAAAAAATAGAGGAAAACTAAAAGGCACTTTTGTTAGAGTTGGATCGACTAATAGATTGGCTGATGAAAATATTATAGCAGAGCTTACACGTCAGCGACAAAACAGAAGTTTTGATGAAGAGGAGAATTTAGAGTACAGTTTAGATAGTTTAGATTTAAAAGTTATTTATGATGAATTTAAAAAGATTGGTAAAAGTTGCAATTATGAGAAATTAAAAAATCTTAAATTAATAAAAACATTGGGTAGTCAAGATTTACCAACAAATTCCCTTCTCATCACTCTTGGAAAATTTGATAATAGCTCAATTAAATGTGCAAGATTTAAAGGAACTACAAAAGAGATTTTCATAGATAAAAAAGAGTTTACAGACAATCTCTTTTTAAATCTTGAAAATACTATAAAATTTTTGCAAAACCATCTCAATTTACATGCCAAAGTAGAAGGATTACAGCTAAAAGAAGAGCTTGAAATACCACTTATTGCTTTAAGAGAAGCACTTTTAAACGCTATTATTCATAGAGATTATACAAGAAATAGTGATATAAAGGTCGCAATATATGATGATATAGTCGAAATTGTCTCACCTGGAACTTTTCCAAATGGACTGAGTTTAGAAGATGTAATAAGTGGCAGAAGTGAATTGAGAAATAAAAGTTTAGCAAATTTGTTTAAAGAATTAAAATATATAGAAAGCTGGGGAAGCGGCATAGAAAAGATTACAAAAGTTTGCAAAGAAAAAGGCGTAAAATTTGAAATAAAAGAAGAACCAAGCTTTGTAAATGTAGTTTTTTATCGAAAAACCAGCAAAAAACCAGCGAATAATCAGCGAAAAACCAGCGAAAAACCAGCGAATTTAACAAATCAAGAAGAGATTATCTACAATTATTTAATAGATAACAAAAAAATAGATGTGCAAAAAACACAGGATTTATTAAAAATAAAATCAGCAAGAGCAAGAGAGATTTTAAGCAATATGGTTAAAAAAGAGATTTTGGAAAAGATAGGAAAAACGAAAGGTAGTTATTATATTTTAAAAAACAGATAA
- a CDS encoding DNA methyltransferase: MEKNINHNNPFSSEIVAKQKKDGGWNIYEKYRKTTSKVKSIWDNTEIRTEEGTRLIRELFEKSVMDHPKSLYFIKKILELSASQNDIVLDFFSGSATTAHAVMELNAEDGGNRQFIMIQIPELIDEKSEAYKAGFRTIAEIGRERIIRATNKIKNQYTNNQYTNIPDFGFRYFKVDTSNFKENKDISEISQENIFEDIENIKLDRTELDLLFEVILNLRLELTLEIEQKEILGKKVYFIESNSLIACFDENIDENLAKELVSYQPLKVVLKDSSFKSDSDKINFEQIFKEQSPETDIWVV; encoded by the coding sequence GTGGAAAAAAATATAAATCATAATAATCCTTTTTCAAGTGAAATTGTTGCTAAACAAAAAAAAGATGGAGGATGGAATATTTATGAAAAATACAGGAAAACTACCTCAAAAGTTAAATCGATTTGGGATAATACAGAAATAAGAACAGAAGAAGGAACACGATTAATTCGAGAATTATTTGAAAAAAGTGTAATGGATCATCCTAAATCATTGTACTTTATAAAAAAAATTCTCGAATTATCAGCTTCTCAAAACGACATTGTCCTCGACTTCTTTAGTGGCTCAGCTACAACAGCCCACGCGGTGATGGAACTAAATGCAGAAGATGGCGGAAATAGACAATTTATTATGATACAAATCCCTGAACTTATCGATGAAAAAAGCGAAGCTTATAAAGCTGGTTTCAGAACTATTGCTGAAATTGGAAGAGAAAGAATAATAAGAGCAACCAACAAAATAAAAAACCAATATACCAATAACCAATACACTAATATACCAGATTTTGGCTTTCGCTACTTCAAAGTAGATACTTCAAACTTCAAGGAAAACAAAGATATAAGCGAAATTTCTCAAGAAAATATTTTTGAAGATATTGAGAATATTAAACTAGATAGAACTGAGCTTGATCTACTTTTTGAAGTTATTTTAAATCTTAGACTTGAACTTACTTTAGAGATTGAGCAAAAAGAGATTTTAGGCAAAAAAGTTTATTTTATAGAATCCAACTCCCTCATTGCCTGCTTTGATGAAAATATTGATGAAAACTTAGCAAAAGAGTTGGTAAGTTATCAGCCACTAAAAGTAGTACTAAAAGACAGCAGTTTCAAAAGCGACAGCGATAAAATCAACTTTGAGCAAATTTTCAAAGAACAAAGCCCAGAAACTGATATTTGGGTAGTGTGA
- a CDS encoding CBASS cGAMP-activated phospholipase — MEKFRILSLDGGGIRGYLSAKILANIEKLLNEINNENINIGQRFDLIVGTSTGGIIACALAIGKSAEYVVNLYENLIPKVFKPVSKGILSPKYSSDILKKELEKVLEDKTLRDVITDLCITSVDIENASPRFHKSGYFDRNNPRLDDKLVDIALATSAAPTYFPLVNTKHSTNLTDGGIVANNPSLVGLVDAMQIINSKNLENVVLISIGTGEQPCMPYDIEKLKNAGKLDWMLERKNIIVPHSSPLIELLMETQSKLAHFQIQFLLGDNYIRINPLMKLSIELDDVSKLKSLKNIADINKQQLEKIKTLLGG, encoded by the coding sequence ATGGAAAAATTTAGAATTTTAAGTTTAGATGGTGGTGGAATAAGAGGTTATTTAAGTGCAAAAATTTTAGCAAATATAGAAAAACTATTAAATGAGATAAATAATGAAAATATAAATATAGGACAAAGATTTGATTTGATTGTAGGAACATCTACTGGAGGTATTATTGCTTGTGCTTTGGCAATAGGTAAGTCTGCGGAATATGTTGTAAATTTGTATGAAAATTTAATTCCTAAAGTATTTAAACCTGTAAGTAAAGGTATTTTGTCTCCAAAATATTCTAGTGATATTTTAAAAAAAGAATTGGAAAAAGTATTAGAAGATAAAACCTTAAGGGATGTAATAACTGATTTGTGTATAACTAGTGTAGATATTGAAAATGCTTCACCACGATTTCATAAAAGTGGATATTTTGATAGAAATAATCCAAGGCTTGATGATAAGTTAGTTGATATTGCTTTAGCAACTTCTGCAGCACCAACATATTTTCCTCTAGTTAATACTAAGCATTCAACGAATTTGACTGATGGAGGAATAGTTGCAAATAATCCATCTTTAGTTGGATTAGTGGATGCTATGCAAATAATTAATAGTAAAAATTTAGAAAATGTTGTTTTAATTTCAATTGGTACTGGAGAACAGCCTTGTATGCCTTATGATATAGAAAAATTAAAAAATGCTGGAAAACTTGATTGGATGTTAGAAAGAAAAAATATTATTGTTCCTCATAGTTCTCCATTAATTGAATTGTTAATGGAAACTCAGTCAAAGTTAGCACATTTTCAAATCCAATTTTTATTGGGAGATAATTATATAAGAATTAATCCTTTAATGAAATTATCAATTGAATTAGATGATGTATCAAAATTGAAAAGTTTGAAAAATATTGCAGATATAAATAAACAGCAATTAGAAAAAATAAAAACATTATTAGGAGGTTAA
- a CDS encoding Mov34/MPN/PAD-1 family protein, with translation MIKMSKNLKVEFDNYCIKKLKKYQQKNGEPESGGILVGEIYPKQNKVIIKDIVVSKKAKRSFRGINIDKKEMQEELEKIREKTNYRYYYIGDWHTHPEKYPKPSWIDKISYKKTLQNIIIQTNFVVFLIVGNGKDLTKSMWLEVKFIKK, from the coding sequence ATGATCAAAATGAGCAAAAATTTAAAAGTAGAATTTGATAATTATTGTATAAAAAAACTAAAAAAATATCAACAAAAAAATGGAGAACCTGAATCAGGTGGTATCCTTGTAGGAGAAATCTATCCTAAACAAAACAAAGTTATTATAAAGGATATTGTTGTCTCTAAAAAGGCCAAGAGAAGTTTTAGAGGAATTAATATTGACAAAAAAGAAATGCAAGAAGAATTAGAAAAAATCAGGGAAAAAACTAATTATAGATATTATTATATAGGAGATTGGCATACACATCCAGAAAAATATCCAAAACCTTCATGGATAGATAAAATATCATATAAAAAAACTTTACAAAATATAATAATACAAACTAATTTTGTTGTTTTTTTAATAGTAGGCAATGGAAAAGATTTAACAAAAAGTATGTGGCTAGAAGTTAAGTTTATTAAAAAATAA
- a CDS encoding site-specific integrase, with amino-acid sequence MTKYQRAKQTIKAMNQVSILNFQKLEIDFIKHKKRFKKVSEKSIEAYITTFKYLIEFFKDTDIENLDLENFEAFQNFLIEKKLSNRTINKHIAYLKNFLDFAKSRRFISENRAKNLEMLDESEQKKKRKELIQNYSDKEIQALLTYKFDKTEYQKIFYILAYTGMRISEVYNLTQKDIEYDKEKNIYYFHIKNSKTLSGMRKIPLHKKLLELNIHRSYPKFNISENAFKKRIINRLYKAIPQAIAESKNVHTIRGTFAQKATSLHPDKLHIIQEILGHAKNHNEHVTIDIYAKGYGLDTKKEIIDSIDYF; translated from the coding sequence TTGACCAAATATCAAAGAGCAAAACAAACAATAAAAGCTATGAACCAGGTATCAATATTAAATTTCCAAAAATTGGAAATTGATTTTATTAAACATAAAAAGAGATTTAAAAAAGTGAGTGAAAAAAGTATTGAGGCATATATAACAACATTCAAATATTTAATAGAATTTTTCAAAGATACGGATATTGAAAATTTAGATTTAGAAAATTTTGAAGCTTTTCAAAATTTTCTTATTGAAAAAAAATTAAGCAATAGAACAATAAATAAACATATTGCTTATTTGAAAAACTTTCTTGATTTTGCAAAATCAAGAAGGTTCATAAGTGAAAATCGAGCAAAAAATTTAGAAATGCTTGATGAAAGTGAACAAAAAAAGAAAAGAAAAGAATTAATACAAAATTATAGTGACAAAGAAATTCAAGCTTTACTTACATATAAATTTGATAAAACTGAATATCAAAAAATATTTTATATTTTAGCCTATACTGGAATGCGTATTTCGGAAGTTTATAACTTGACACAAAAAGATATTGAATATGATAAGGAAAAAAATATCTACTATTTTCATATTAAAAACTCAAAAACACTTTCAGGAATGCGTAAAATACCTCTTCATAAAAAACTTTTAGAATTAAATATTCATAGATCCTATCCAAAATTCAATATATCTGAAAATGCATTTAAAAAAAGAATAATAAATAGACTATATAAAGCAATACCTCAAGCAATAGCAGAATCTAAAAATGTGCATACGATACGAGGTACATTCGCACAAAAAGCTACATCATTACACCCCGATAAATTACACATAATTCAAGAAATCCTTGGTCATGCAAAAAATCATAACGAACATGTAACTATAGATATTTATGCTAAGGGTTATGGACTTGATACTAAAAAAGAAATTATAGACAGTATAGATTATTTCTGA
- a CDS encoding ThiF family adenylyltransferase: MQYIENWLLQEKEKAKEFLQKNNFKFNKIKNFFWKKLKFKYKTIFLRIILPEKFPLEYPKFYIDQEEWYLKYPHIEKNKKFGLNICYIENNEKTALFDGMLLIKIALEKIYKIIQNYENNTFDKKDFLNEFDSYWGEKFIYLDAQRILNEPKIINLLEVQKLKEIATTDIEKTKKALKNMKLKILNQKKIIFLPFFDKFTYPFPKTKSAILDIINTLGYKYFLEKYIEHSELKVIFSFKIDDHLHYGAFQFQKPYKQYLIDPEIIPIGIRRIDRNRIFSRGGNFITQKIAETSIEVAIIGCGSLGGSLAFKLAKSGVKKLLLIDYDILTESNIARHICGMRYINEPKVKALKDFLLEQFPDMEIEIFPSNAIECLDRLTQTNLIVSAVGSEGEIFEQLLFQLKHSKNSKIYIPPVVLTWFEGPVAGHAVLIKETDINELSIFFKKISVIENSKKKLLTLLDIGCNSLYSPYAFIDAENVVLHTSLLITDYIKSLGEIEETVITIFNNTNLYNDYLKTEYKNISPYTIQKYKLKEIL, from the coding sequence ATGCAATATATAGAAAATTGGTTATTGCAAGAAAAAGAAAAAGCTAAAGAGTTTTTACAAAAAAACAATTTTAAATTTAATAAAATAAAAAATTTTTTTTGGAAAAAGCTTAAGTTTAAATATAAAACAATTTTTTTACGGATTATTTTACCTGAAAAATTCCCTTTAGAGTATCCCAAATTTTATATTGACCAAGAAGAGTGGTATTTAAAATATCCCCATATTGAGAAAAATAAAAAATTTGGATTAAATATATGCTATATAGAAAATAATGAAAAAACAGCATTATTTGATGGCATGCTACTTATTAAAATAGCTTTAGAAAAAATTTATAAAATAATTCAAAATTATGAAAATAATACCTTTGACAAAAAAGATTTTTTAAATGAGTTTGATTCTTATTGGGGTGAAAAGTTTATTTATTTAGATGCACAAAGAATTTTAAATGAACCAAAAATAATTAATTTATTAGAAGTTCAAAAATTAAAAGAAATTGCGACAACTGACATAGAAAAAACAAAAAAAGCTTTAAAAAACATGAAACTAAAAATATTAAACCAAAAGAAAATTATTTTTCTTCCTTTTTTTGATAAGTTTACTTATCCTTTTCCTAAAACTAAGAGTGCAATTCTAGATATTATAAATACCTTAGGATATAAATATTTTTTAGAAAAATATATTGAACACTCAGAATTAAAAGTAATCTTTTCATTTAAAATAGACGACCATTTACACTATGGAGCATTCCAATTTCAAAAACCGTATAAACAATATTTGATTGATCCCGAAATAATCCCAATAGGAATTCGAAGAATAGATAGAAATAGAATATTTTCACGTGGTGGAAATTTTATAACTCAAAAAATTGCTGAAACTTCAATAGAAGTTGCAATTATTGGATGTGGTTCTCTTGGAGGATCTTTGGCATTTAAATTAGCAAAAAGTGGTGTAAAAAAATTATTGTTAATTGATTATGACATTTTAACAGAATCAAATATAGCACGACATATTTGTGGTATGAGATATATTAATGAGCCAAAAGTAAAAGCATTAAAAGATTTTTTATTAGAACAATTTCCAGATATGGAAATAGAAATATTTCCGAGTAATGCTATAGAATGTTTAGATAGATTAACTCAAACGAATTTAATAGTTTCAGCAGTAGGAAGTGAAGGAGAAATTTTTGAACAATTACTTTTTCAATTAAAACATAGTAAAAATTCAAAAATTTATATTCCCCCAGTTGTTTTAACATGGTTTGAAGGTCCTGTAGCTGGTCATGCAGTATTAATTAAGGAAACAGATATTAATGAATTATCTATTTTTTTTAAAAAAATTTCTGTTATTGAAAATTCTAAAAAAAAATTATTAACTTTATTAGATATAGGATGTAATAGTTTATATTCTCCTTATGCTTTTATAGATGCAGAAAATGTAGTATTACATACATCATTATTAATTACTGATTATATAAAATCTCTTGGAGAAATAGAAGAAACAGTAATTACAATTTTTAATAATACAAATTTATATAATGATTATTTAAAAACTGAGTATAAAAATATTTCACCCTACACAATACAAAAATACAAATTAAAAGAAATATTATGA